The sequence TGAGGCGGTCCAGATCCACCCCGCTGTCGCACAGCAGTCGGGCCTTGAGCGGCCCGACCTGCTCGCGCAAGGCTTGCCCGGCGGGCGTCAGACTCAGATGGACTTCCCGTTCGTCGCGCGTCGAACGCTGGCGCTGCACCCATTGCAACTGCTCCAGGCGTTTGAGCAACGGCGTCAGCGTGCCCGAGTCCAGCGCCAGACGCTCGCCCAAGGCCTTGACGGTCGGTTGCTCCGGCGCGGCGTCCTGCCATTCCCACAACACCAGCATCGCCAGATATTGCGGGTAGGTCAGACCCAGCTGATCGAGCATCGGCTTGTAGGCCCGAATCACCGCCCGGGAGGCGGCGTACAACTTGAAGCACAACTGGCTGTCGAGCTTCAGCGAATCGACCGGCAGGCTGTTCATTCGAGCAGGGCTTCGATCTCGCGGCTCAGGTCCTGCGGCTTGGTCGCCGGGGCGAAGCGCTTGACCAGTTGGCCGTCCTTGCCGATGAGGAACTTGGTGAAATTCCACTTGATGCCTTGGGAACCCAGTACGCCCGGCGCACGTTTCTTCAACTGTACGAACAATGGATGAGCGCCGGCACCGTTGACTTCGATCTTCTTGAACAGCGGGAAGCTGACACCGAAGTTCAACTCGCAGAATTCGCTGATCGCCCCCTCATTGCCCGGCTCCTGCTTGCCGAACTGATTGCAGGGGAAGCCCAGGACCACCAGGCCCTGATCCTTGTAGGTCTGCCACAGTTCTTCGAGGCCTTTGTATTGCGGGGTGAAGCCGCACTTGCTCGCAGTGTTGACCACCAGAACCGCTTTGCCGGCGAAATCAGCCAGGGTCTTTTGCTCACCTTTGATCGTGGTGCAAGGAATGTTCAGCAGGTTGTCGCTCATGGCACTGGGCTCCGCAGACAGTCAGGAAAGGCCAAACATAGCGAGCAATTAAATTGTGTGCAATTTAATTATCGAATAACAAGGCGACCCGAAGGTCGCCTTCAATCGTTTAAGCGCGCGGTTCGAGGTCCAGACACACCGAGTTGATGCAATAACGCAGGCCCGTCGGCGGCGGGCCATCGGGAAACACGTGACCCAGATGCGCATCGCAGCGCGCGCACTTCACTTCCGTGCGGATCATGCCGTGCGTGGTATCACGGATTTCAGTCATCGCGCTTTCGCCGATCGGCGCGTAGAAGCTCGGCCAGCCGCAACCGGAATCGAATTTGGTCTTGGAGTCGAACAGCGCTTCGTTGCAGCAAACGCAGTGGTAGACACCGTCGGTCTTGGTGTCGTTGTATTTGCCGGAGAACGGGCGCTCGGTCGCACTGAGGCGGCAAACCTCGTACTGCTGCGGATCGAGCATGGCTTTCCATTCTTCCAGGGTTTTTTCCAACTTTTCCATCATCACACCTCAGCGGCTGAAAAAGCCCGATCTGTACCTTTTCCACGGATCGGGCGGCACGTATGATTGCGCCTCGTCACGCACCAGTCTGGCAGCCAGACCGGGCGCATTCAAACGGATTATGGGAGCCACGGCTCAAGACGTCCGCCTGTGTGAAGACGCAGGAATCCCAGCACGGTTGTCCATCCGCCGCCTGGATCGTTCATTTTCGGGATCACATCGCCATGCAGTTCAGCAAATCGAACAAGCTCGCCAACGTCTGCTACGACATTCGCGGCCCGGTGCTCAAGCACGCCAAACGACTGGAAGAGGAAGGCCAGCGCATCCTCAAGCTGAACATCGGCAACCCGGCGCCGTTTGGTTTCGAAGCCCCGGACGAAATCCTTCAGGATGTGATCCGCAACCTGCCGACCGCGCAAGGCTACAGTGACTCCAAAGGTCTGTTCAGCGCGCGTAAAGCGGTGATGCAGTACTACCAGCAGAAGAATGTCGAAGGTGTCGGCATCGAAGACATCTATCTGGGCAACGGCGTTTCCGAACTGATCGTGATGTCGCTCCAGGCGCTGCTCAACAACGGCGACGAAGTGCTGGTGCCGGCTCCGGACTATCCGCTGTGGACTGCCGCCGTCAGCCTCGCTGGCGGTAACGCCGTGCATTACCTGTGCGACGAAGGCGCCGACTGGTTCCCGGATCTGGCCGACATCAAGGCCAAGATCACCCCGAACACCAAAGCCATGGTGATCATCAACCCGAACAACCCGACCGGCGCGGTGTATTCGAAGGAAGTGCTGCTGGGCATGCTGGAAATCGCGCGTGCGCACAACCTGGTGGTGTTCTCCGACGAGATCTACGACAAGATTCTGTATGACGATGCCGTGCACATCTGCACCGCCTCCCTGGCGCCGGACCTGCTCTGCCTGACGTTCAACGGTCTGTCGAAGTCCTACCGCGTAGCGGGTTTCCGCTCCGGCTGGATCGCCATCTCCGGGCCGAAACACAACGCGCAGAGCTATATCGAAGGCATCGACATGCTGGCCAACATGCGCCTGTGCGCCAACGTGCCGAGCCAGCATGCGATCCAGACCGCGCTCGGCGGCTACCAGAGCATCAATGATCTGGTGCTGCCACAGGGTCGCCTGCTCGAACAGCGCAACCGCACCTGGGAGCTGCTCAACGACATTCCGGGTGTGAGCTGCGTCAAGCCGATGGGTGCGCTGTATGCGTTCCCGAAGATCGACCCGAAGGTCTGCCCGATCCACAACGACGAAAAATTCGTCCTCGACCTGTTGCTGTCCGAGAAGCTGCTGGTGGTGCAGGGCACGGCGTTCAACTGGCCGTGGCCGGATCACTTCCGCGTGGTCACCCTGCCCCGCGTCGACGATCTGGAAATGGCCATCGGCCGCATCGGCAACTTCCTCAAGTCGTACCGCCAGTAACTGGCCAGCAGTGCGCAACGGCCAAACGTTGCGCACTGTCTGATTCAGCAACACTTCTGCATTCCGCGTCTGCGCACGCCTTCTACACTTGCGATTCGTATCAGTCACCTGCGCCTGAGGTAATGGCGACGGGTCGCGGCTGGCTGTCATCCCTATCGGTATCTGTCGTGGGAAATGTGCCGAGCACCGAAGAATTCGCTGTAGGACACAGTTTGAAATAGTCACTCAGTTGAATAGCCCGGTGCAGCACCTTATATACCCCGCAGTACGCTACATCTTTAGCTTGAGGAGATTTCTACAACCATGATGCGCATCCTGCTGTTTTTGGCCACTAACCTGGCGGTCGTGCTGATAGCCAGCATCACCCTGAGCCTGTTCGGCTTCAACGGGTTCATGGCGGCCAACGGGGTTGATCTCGACCTTAGTCAGCTGCTGGTTTTCTGTGCGGTCTTTGGTTTCGCCGGCTCCCTGTTCTCGCTGTTCATCTCCAAGTGGATGGCGAAGATGAGCACCGGCACCCAGATCATCAGCCAGCCACGTACCCGGCATGAGCAATGGCTGCTGCAAACCGTCGAGCAACTGTCCCGCGAAGCCGGGATCAAGATGCCCGAAGTCGGTATTTTCCCGGCCTACGAAGCAAACGCCTTCGCCACTGGCTGGAACAAGAACGACGCGCTGGTCGCGGTCAGCCAGGGCTTGCTCGAGCGTTTCTCGCCCGATGAAGTGAAAGCCGTGCTGGCCCACGAAATCGGTCACGTGGCCAACGGTGACATGGTCACGCTGGCGCTGATCCAGGGCGTAGTGAACACCTTCGTGATGTTCTTTGCGCGGATCATCGGCAACTTCGTCGACAAAGTGATCTTCAAGAACGAAGAAGGCCAGGGCATCGCCTACTACGTGGCGACCATCTTCGCCGAACTGGTACTGGGCATTCTCGCCAGTGCGATCGTCATGTGGTTCTCGCGCAAGCGCGAATTCCGTGCCGACGAAGCCGGCGCACGTCTGGCGGGCACCAGCGCAATGATCGGCGCACTGCAACGCCTGCGCGCCGAACAGGGCCTGCCGGTGCATATGCCGGACACCCTGAACGCCTTTGGCATCAACGGTGGCATCAAACAGGGCTTTGCCCGCATGTTCATGAGCCACCCGCCACTGGAAGAGCGTATCGACGCGCTGCGTCGTCGCGGTTGATCCGACTGGCGTAACAATGAAAAAAGGTCCGCAGTGATGCGGACCTTTTTTTGTTCCTGCCAATAATGGATTGTTGCTGATGGCCTCTTCGCGAGCAGGCTCGCTCCCACACGGGCCCTGCAAACACCCATCCAATGTGGGAGCGAGCCTGCTCGCGAAGAGGCCGGCACTGTCAGCAAACATCTATCGAGAAGAAACCCGGTAAACCCGCTCCTCAAGCCGCGTCACGCCTGCCTGCAGGAACTTCCCGCTCTCCCCCAGCACATCCTGCTCTTCCAGCACCTGCACCTGCCAGACATCCCCCAGCAACCGCAGCACTTCATCATCCCCCACCGCAAACGGCGGCCCCGGCATCTGCGCCTGATCGTAATCCAGCGTAATCAACAGCCCTTGCACACCCAACGGCAGGATCCGCTGAAGATGCGCCGCATAGCGCTCACGCATCGGCGCTGGCAAGGCAATCAGCGCAGCACGGTCGTAGATCGCCGTGCAATCGGCTACATCGCTCGCCGTCAGCGCGAAGAAGTCACCGCACCACAACTCGATGGTGTCACTGCGATAGACCTTGAACGCGCCCTTCTGGCTGATCTGCGGCTGTATCTGATGCTCATTGAAAAAGTCCTCGATAGCCTTTTCCGACAGTTCGACCCCAAGCACCTGATGACCGCGCCCGGCCAGCCACGCCAGATCCAGACTTTTCCCACACAAAGGCACGAGCACTCGCCCCACTGCCGGTACCGCCCAGTGCCGCTTTAAATAAGGGTTCACCTCCGGCAGATGAAAACCGATCTGCCCCGAATCCCACTTCTTGTGCCAAAACTCAGGCTGCATGCATCACTCCGAATAATTCGATCAAAAAGCGTTAAAACTTATATTAGATTTAGATCAATGATCTGACTGAAGATGAGCTCATCTTAACGCTCAGGAACCCATCATGTTTCCCAGCCTGTTTATTTCCCATGGCTCACCCATGCTGGCGCTGGAGCCCGGTGCCAGTGGCCCGGCGCTGGCGCGTCTGGCAGCCGAATTACCGAAACCCAAAGCCATCGTGATCGTCTCTGCCCATTGGGAGAGCCACGAACTGCTGGTCAGCAGCCATGCGCAACCGCAAACCTGGCATGACTTCGGCGGCTTCCCCCGCGCATTGTTTGAAGTGCAGTACCCAGCGCCGGGGAATCCGCAGTTGGCCGCTGAGGTGGCCGATCTGTTGACTGCCAACAATCTGCCAGCACGTCTCGATCCGCAACGTCCGTTCGATCACGGCGTCTGGGTGCCGCTGTCGCTGATGTACCCGCAAGCGGATATCCCGGTGGTGCAGGTCTCCCTGCCGAGTCGCGCTGGCCCGGCGTTGCAAACCCGGGTCGGCCGCGCGCTGGCGAGCCTGCGTGATCAGGGCATTTTGCTGATCGGCTCCGGCAGCATCACGCACAACCTGCGCGAACTGGACTGGCACGCCGGCCCGGAAAGTGTCGAGCCGTGGGCGCGGGATTTCCGTGACTGGGTGATCGAGAAGTTGGCGGCCGACGATGAGGCGGCGCTGCATGATTATCGCCAGCAGGCGCCGCATGCGGTGCGCAGCCATCCGAGCGATGAGCATTTGTTGCCGCTGTATTTTGCCCGGGGCGCGGGCGGTGAGTTCAGCGTGGCGCACAAGGGTTTCACGATGGGTGCGCTGGGCATGGATATTTATCGTTTCGGTTGACGCCTTCGCGAGCAGGCTCGCTCCCACCAAGGCAAAAAACAGGCAAAAAAAATCCCCGAACCAGTCGGGGATTTTTTATGTTCGATCAATCAGCCCGGGGGCGGATCAATCTTCGCGATAGCGACGCAGTTTCAGCTGCTTACCGGCAACGCGAGTGTCCTTCAGTTTGGTCAGGAGTTTGTCCAGACCATCTTCCGGCAGCTCGACGAGGCTGAAGCTGTCACGCACCTGGATGCGACCGATCGCTTCACGGGCCAGACCACCTTCGTTGAGGATGGCGCCCAGCAGGTTCTTCGCAGCGATACCATCACGCGCACCCAGCGCGGTACGGCAACGAGCACGGCCTTCGCCCAAAGGCATTGGCGCGCGACGCTCGCGGTCACCACGATCAGGACGATCACCGGTGCGCTCAGGACGGTCGCCACGCGGTGCGTTGTTCGGCACCAGTGGACGTTCCTTCTCGATCGCAGCCAGGTTCAGCGCTTGACCGTTGGTGGCTTTGCGCAGCAGCGCAGCAGCCAGAGCACGCGGGGTGCAGCCGATGTCTGCAGTCAGACGATCGAGCAGCTCACCGTGAGTCGATTCGGCGTCAGCGACCAGCGGCGACAGGCTGTTGGTCAGTTTCTTGATGCGCGCATCGAGAACGGCTTGAGCGTCCGGCAGGCGTACTTCGGCAACTTTCTGACCGGTTACGCGCTCGATCACTTGCAGCATGCGGCGCTCACGTGGAGTCACCAGCAGCAGTGCACGACCTTCGCGACCGGCACGGCCAGTACGGCCGATACGGTGAACGTAGGATTCCGGATCGTACGGCATGTCGACGTTGAACACGTGAGTGATGCGCGGAACGTCCAGACCACGAGCAGCAACGTCGGTCGCGACAACGATGTCCAGACGGCCATCTTTCAGCGAGTCGATGACGCGCTCACGCTGGTTCTGGGCGATGTCACCGTTCAGCGCCGCGGCTTTGTAGCCTTTGGCGTCGAGGGCGCTGGCCAGATCCAGGGTCGCTTGCTTGGTGCGCACGAACATGATCAGGGCGTCGAAATCTTCCACTTCCAGCAAGCTGAGAACGGCCGAAGTCTTCTGGTCAGCGTGAACCAACAGGTGAGCCTGTTCGATCGCGGTAACGGTCTGAGTCTTGGTCTGGATCTTCACGTGTTGCGGATCGCGCAGGTGGCGTTCAGCAATGGCGCGGATCGACTGCGGCAGGGTAGCCGAGAACAAAACGGTCTGACGGGTCGATGGCAGAGCCTTGAAGATGACTTCCAGGTCATCCATGAAGCCCAGTTTCAACATTTCGTCAGCTTCGTCGAGAACCAGGTGGTTCACGGTCGACAGAACTTTTTCATCACGACGCAGGTGGTCGCACAGACGGCCCGGAGTGGCGACAACGATCTGTGCACCATTACGGATTGCTTTCAGTTGTGGGCCCATCGGCGCGCCGCCGTAAACGGCCACAACGGTAACGCCCGGCATTTGCTTGGCGTAGGTTTCAAAAGCGGTTGCTACTTGCAGCGCCAACTCACGAGTTGGCGCCAGGATCAGGGCTTGCGGTTCGCGCTTGGCAGGATCGATGCGGTGCAGAATAGGCAGTGCGAACGCGGCGGTTTTACCGGTACCGGTTTGCGCCTGACCAATCATGTCCTGGCCGGCCATGATGATCGGGATCGATTGCTGCTGAATCGCCGAAGGCTCTTCGTAGCCAGTCGCTGCGACGGCTGCAAGAATATTCGGGTTAAGATTAAAAGCGGCGAATCCGCCGGTTTCCTGGGTCATGGGTCTGCCTCTAAGTGCATCCGCAAAGACCCATGCTCCAAAGCTGCGCATGCCGTGTTGAGACTCAAGAGTCGCCCTGGCAGCTTTGTCGGCGGGGATTTGCGAAAACGAATGAATGAAAAAAAGAATCGTCCGGGAAGAGCCCGCAATGCGGACGTGCAGCCGAAGCTGACTTCGGGAAATTGCGCTACCTAAACGCGGCCCGGTTAAAGGCCGGCGCGCACTATACCGGATTTTGCCCAAAAAGGGAGCTTTTTTTATCGTCTGAATGCGTGTGTCACCGCTGTGTAACGGGGTTTTGCGGATAATCGCGCCAAGGTCTATTTTTCATAGGCCCGGCCCTGCGGGCGATGACGCTTAAACGATT comes from Pseudomonas sp. RU47 and encodes:
- a CDS encoding DODA-type extradiol aromatic ring-opening family dioxygenase, whose product is MFPSLFISHGSPMLALEPGASGPALARLAAELPKPKAIVIVSAHWESHELLVSSHAQPQTWHDFGGFPRALFEVQYPAPGNPQLAAEVADLLTANNLPARLDPQRPFDHGVWVPLSLMYPQADIPVVQVSLPSRAGPALQTRVGRALASLRDQGILLIGSGSITHNLRELDWHAGPESVEPWARDFRDWVIEKLAADDEAALHDYRQQAPHAVRSHPSDEHLLPLYFARGAGGEFSVAHKGFTMGALGMDIYRFG
- a CDS encoding thiopurine S-methyltransferase translates to MQPEFWHKKWDSGQIGFHLPEVNPYLKRHWAVPAVGRVLVPLCGKSLDLAWLAGRGHQVLGVELSEKAIEDFFNEHQIQPQISQKGAFKVYRSDTIELWCGDFFALTASDVADCTAIYDRAALIALPAPMRERYAAHLQRILPLGVQGLLITLDYDQAQMPGPPFAVGDDEVLRLLGDVWQVQVLEEQDVLGESGKFLQAGVTRLEERVYRVSSR
- the htpX gene encoding protease HtpX codes for the protein MMRILLFLATNLAVVLIASITLSLFGFNGFMAANGVDLDLSQLLVFCAVFGFAGSLFSLFISKWMAKMSTGTQIISQPRTRHEQWLLQTVEQLSREAGIKMPEVGIFPAYEANAFATGWNKNDALVAVSQGLLERFSPDEVKAVLAHEIGHVANGDMVTLALIQGVVNTFVMFFARIIGNFVDKVIFKNEEGQGIAYYVATIFAELVLGILASAIVMWFSRKREFRADEAGARLAGTSAMIGALQRLRAEQGLPVHMPDTLNAFGINGGIKQGFARMFMSHPPLEERIDALRRRG
- a CDS encoding MarR family winged helix-turn-helix transcriptional regulator codes for the protein MNSLPVDSLKLDSQLCFKLYAASRAVIRAYKPMLDQLGLTYPQYLAMLVLWEWQDAAPEQPTVKALGERLALDSGTLTPLLKRLEQLQWVQRQRSTRDEREVHLSLTPAGQALREQVGPLKARLLCDSGVDLDRLNDLRNGLDHLLGQIKALS
- a CDS encoding glutathione peroxidase produces the protein MSDNLLNIPCTTIKGEQKTLADFAGKAVLVVNTASKCGFTPQYKGLEELWQTYKDQGLVVLGFPCNQFGKQEPGNEGAISEFCELNFGVSFPLFKKIEVNGAGAHPLFVQLKKRAPGVLGSQGIKWNFTKFLIGKDGQLVKRFAPATKPQDLSREIEALLE
- a CDS encoding DEAD/DEAH box helicase, with amino-acid sequence MTQETGGFAAFNLNPNILAAVAATGYEEPSAIQQQSIPIIMAGQDMIGQAQTGTGKTAAFALPILHRIDPAKREPQALILAPTRELALQVATAFETYAKQMPGVTVVAVYGGAPMGPQLKAIRNGAQIVVATPGRLCDHLRRDEKVLSTVNHLVLDEADEMLKLGFMDDLEVIFKALPSTRQTVLFSATLPQSIRAIAERHLRDPQHVKIQTKTQTVTAIEQAHLLVHADQKTSAVLSLLEVEDFDALIMFVRTKQATLDLASALDAKGYKAAALNGDIAQNQRERVIDSLKDGRLDIVVATDVAARGLDVPRITHVFNVDMPYDPESYVHRIGRTGRAGREGRALLLVTPRERRMLQVIERVTGQKVAEVRLPDAQAVLDARIKKLTNSLSPLVADAESTHGELLDRLTADIGCTPRALAAALLRKATNGQALNLAAIEKERPLVPNNAPRGDRPERTGDRPDRGDRERRAPMPLGEGRARCRTALGARDGIAAKNLLGAILNEGGLAREAIGRIQVRDSFSLVELPEDGLDKLLTKLKDTRVAGKQLKLRRYRED
- a CDS encoding pyridoxal phosphate-dependent aminotransferase, which produces MQFSKSNKLANVCYDIRGPVLKHAKRLEEEGQRILKLNIGNPAPFGFEAPDEILQDVIRNLPTAQGYSDSKGLFSARKAVMQYYQQKNVEGVGIEDIYLGNGVSELIVMSLQALLNNGDEVLVPAPDYPLWTAAVSLAGGNAVHYLCDEGADWFPDLADIKAKITPNTKAMVIINPNNPTGAVYSKEVLLGMLEIARAHNLVVFSDEIYDKILYDDAVHICTASLAPDLLCLTFNGLSKSYRVAGFRSGWIAISGPKHNAQSYIEGIDMLANMRLCANVPSQHAIQTALGGYQSINDLVLPQGRLLEQRNRTWELLNDIPGVSCVKPMGALYAFPKIDPKVCPIHNDEKFVLDLLLSEKLLVVQGTAFNWPWPDHFRVVTLPRVDDLEMAIGRIGNFLKSYRQ
- the msrB gene encoding peptide-methionine (R)-S-oxide reductase MsrB, whose amino-acid sequence is MEKLEKTLEEWKAMLDPQQYEVCRLSATERPFSGKYNDTKTDGVYHCVCCNEALFDSKTKFDSGCGWPSFYAPIGESAMTEIRDTTHGMIRTEVKCARCDAHLGHVFPDGPPPTGLRYCINSVCLDLEPRA